TACATGCTGGACGCCCATGGCTGGCGCGACGAGTTCGCGAAAGAGACAGGTGTCAGCTTTATCGGTAATTACTACGTCGATGTACTGGGGAATCCAGTGGGCGGTCAAAACCAGGCGCTGCGTTACTCAACGCTGGGTTCGTTTGGGTTGGAAGTCGACCTCGGTGTGGCGACGGGGTGGGAGTCTTTGGAGCATTGGAGTTTTACCGCGCTCGGTTACAACGCGGAAGGCAAAAACCTGGCCAATGACATTGGCAACGCCGTGCAGCCTTCGACGCTCTTTAGTGGTGTGGTGCCGGTGGGTTTGTCGCAGCTGTATTTTCAATACGAGACCGATGACTTTACGGGCAAAGTCGGCCGCCTGACGCCTGAGCAATACTACGGCTCCAGCCCTTTGTGGGATTACTTTGTCAGCCTTGCCTTCAATGATAATCCGTGGAATTTGAGCGCGAGTAACCCGAACTTTTCCGGTTTCCCGGGGGCGGTCTGGATGGCCACCGGCTCGTATCAAATCGATGAAAAGTGGAACGTCTCGCTGGGCTTCGCCAACACGTCGGAGCTGGACATCACGGCACCCTTTGAGCGCGGTGTGAACTTCGATTTCGACCCGGCAAAAGGGGCGATGTTTATGGCCGAAATCCGCTACAACTGGCAGGCCGAGCTGTTCCATCCGCAGCCACTACCGGGGCACGTGAAGGTGGGTGGCTATTATGACACGGCTTCGGTGCCGCGCGTGGTCGCGCCGCCGCCCGGCGGGTCTCCGCTGGATGACGGCATAGGCGCGGCGTGGGTGATTATCGAGCAGCAGTTTATTCCCGGAAAAACGGATGACGATACCGGCCTGA
This is a stretch of genomic DNA from Cerasicoccus sp. TK19100. It encodes these proteins:
- a CDS encoding carbohydrate porin encodes the protein MIAAMVPLANAKTENDPPLTSDASAFDEWLAGDYMLDAHGWRDEFAKETGVSFIGNYYVDVLGNPVGGQNQALRYSTLGSFGLEVDLGVATGWESLEHWSFTALGYNAEGKNLANDIGNAVQPSTLFSGVVPVGLSQLYFQYETDDFTGKVGRLTPEQYYGSSPLWDYFVSLAFNDNPWNLSASNPNFSGFPGAVWMATGSYQIDEKWNVSLGFANTSELDITAPFERGVNFDFDPAKGAMFMAEIRYNWQAELFHPQPLPGHVKVGGYYDTASVPRVVAPPPGGSPLDDGIGAAWVIIEQQFIPGKTDDDTGLTGWAAASWTGPDSVAVSPWFYSLGFVYEGILPGRPEDALAIGCGVAYMNDQLAGQNHETNIELTYMFQVTPWLTVQPDLQIILDPLGYNNIDDALVLGFQCGVTF